In Cydia fagiglandana chromosome 9, ilCydFagi1.1, whole genome shotgun sequence, a single window of DNA contains:
- the LOC134667735 gene encoding uncharacterized protein LOC134667735, with translation MHQRKAEIQDWLTTNGIDYETYMSKEELMCLVDKYKPDPKYEVDEILKENGHEVLRLPPYHCDLNAIEQIWSLAKRKVGSKNMGLSVKEVEKAISTEFGTVTPEDWKKCTDHVLHVEQKYIERDGIVTTLEPFIINVTSDRDSSSESEEPVEFLESDFDYDS, from the coding sequence ATGCATCAGAGAAAGGCAGAAATTCAAGATTGGCTCACTACCAATGGAATTGATTATGAAACTTACATGTCGAAGGAAGAGCTGATGTGTCTGGTGGACAAATACAAGCCCGACCCAAAATATGAGGTCGACgaaattttaaaagaaaatggaCATGAAGTTCTACGGTTGCCCCCATACCATTGTGACCTTAACGCCATTGAACAAATATGGAGTTTAGCTAAAAGGAAAGTTGGTAGCAAAAATATGGGTCTCAGTGTAAAAGAAGTGGAAAAAGCGATTTCGACGGAATTTGGGACGGTAACTCCAGAGGACTGGAAAAAATGCACTGATCATGTACTGCACGTGGAACAAAAATATATAGAACGAGATGGAATCGTCACAACATTAGAACCATTCATTATAAATGTAACCAGTGACAGGGACTCAAGCAGTGAGTCTGAGGAGCCAGTTGAGTTTTTGGAATCTGATTTTGACTATGATAGTTAG
- the LOC134667736 gene encoding uncharacterized protein LOC134667736 produces MATVNTCQTLVRCLSSRVNFRNNKRLSCVIMSKPIKSSARRLIYTMMCKFKAKQEERASAFREKERYFHEIMAATERIRDKADDSSLNELNDINNAVKSLQQLEENSRLKTEIQFVQEISAMTDVGTATIKRIKKEGQSNAGVWNTPGKKRPHKPTVANLDSFDINAIRQKINEYYTVKKQVPTLRTLLTDLRESIGFTGCRETLRKILLSNGFEFKKNINERSIIMERYDIAAWRHRFLRAISKYRQQEKPLIYLDETYTYSSKL; encoded by the exons ATGGCAACAGTCAACACTTGTCAAACCCTAGTACGTTGTTTGTCAAGTCGTGTCAATTTTCGGAATAACAAACGGTTATCTTGCGTTATTATGTCGAAACCCATAAAAAGTTCAGCTAGGAGGTTAATTTATACAATGATGTGTAAATTTAAAGCAAAACAAGAAGAGCGAGCCTCTGCCTTTCGCgagaaagaacgatatttccatGAAATAATGGCTGCCACAG agaGGATAAGAGATAAAGCCGATGACAGCAGCTTAAATGAGTTGAATGATATTAATAATGCTGTGAAGAGTTTACAACAACTAGAGGAAAATAGTCGGCTCAAAACGGAAATTCAATTTGTGCAAGAAATTTCTGCAATGACAG ATGTTGGTACAGCTACTatcaaaagaataaaaaaagaagGACAGTCAAATGCAGGTGTTTGGAATACTCCCGGGAAAAAGCGTCCACATAAACCAACAGTTGCCAATTTGGATAGTTTTGACATTAACGCGATCAGGCAGAAGATCAATGAATACTACACAGTGAAGAAACAGGTGCCTACTTTACGTACCTTGTTAACAGATTTAAGAGAGAGCATAGGATTTACCGGATGTCGTGAAACGTTGCGCAAAATTTTATTATCCAATGGCTTTGagttcaaaaaaaatataaacgaaCGTAGTATAATCATGGAGAGATATGACATAGCAGCATGGAGGCACAGATTTTTGAGAGCCATTAGTAAATACCGCCAGCAAGAAAAGCCGTTAATTTATTTGGATGAAACATATACCTATTCATCAAAATTATAG